The following coding sequences lie in one Spinacia oleracea cultivar Varoflay chromosome 1, BTI_SOV_V1, whole genome shotgun sequence genomic window:
- the LOC110795990 gene encoding uncharacterized protein, whose translation MKLPVETRDSSLYCKFHCDVGHETKDCKSLRRALSGLAGKGFLKSYLSTSTGGNGKKFYKKSKSPSYRRDSNDTDPEIIAVISGGLAAGGPTMRGQKDYASRLGQVMLSGKAPMDHFPKLEICEADRGNIATPHDDPLVIELKVANLKVRRILVDTGSSSDIISTACLNRLNHDPKMIEKIHYPIIGFGGGIIHPQGIITLPLRVGGRHQSRNLNVRFLIVKDLTTYNIILGRPTLNQAKAVVVTHLMLMKYVCDKGQVGTIHGDQQLARDCYLTTLSPEAWGGSKTD comes from the coding sequence ATGAAGTTGCCGGTGGAAACCCGAGATAGCTCCCTTTATTGTAAGTTCCATTGTGATGTAGGGCATGAAACCAAAGATTGCAAGAGTCTGCGCAGAGCTCTCAGTGGATTAGCCGGTAAAGGATTTCTGAAATCATATCTCAGCACGAGCACCGGGGGAAATGGTAAAAAGTTCTATAAGAAAAGTAAGTCACCGTCATATCGGCGTGATAGCAATGACACTGATCCAGAAATCATAGCCGTCATCTCTGGAGGCCTAGCCGCTGGGGGCCCAACCATGAGAGGGCAAAAGGACTATGCAAGCCGGTTGGGGCAGGTAATGTTGTCAGGAAAAGCTCCAATGGACCACTTCCCTAAATTAGAGATTTGTGAAGCCGATAGAGGCAATATAGCCACTCCTCATGACGATCCCTTGGTTATTGAACTGAAGGTAGCGAACCTCAAAGTAAGGCGTATCTTAGTAGACACGGGGAGTTCGTCAGATATTATTAGTACAGCTTGTCTGAATCGTCTCAACCATGATCCTAAGATGATTGAAAAGATACATTATCCCATCATTGGATTTGGAGGCGGCATAATTCATCCCCAAGGGATAATCACTCTGCCCCTACGAGTAGGAGGCCGGCATCAAAGTAGGAACTTGAACGTTCGATTTCTGATTGTGAAGGATCTCACTACTTACAATATCATCTTGGGACGTCCCACTTTGAATCAGGCCAAAGCAGTGGTCGTCACTCATCTTATGCTTATGAAGTATGTCTGTGATAAAGGCCAAGTCGGCACTATTCATGGTGATCAACAACTAGCAAGAGATTGTTATCTCACTACACTAAGTCCTGAGGCTTGGGGAGGCAGCAAGACTGATTAA